Proteins encoded together in one Myxocyprinus asiaticus isolate MX2 ecotype Aquarium Trade chromosome 21, UBuf_Myxa_2, whole genome shotgun sequence window:
- the LOC127411857 gene encoding ribose-5-phosphate isomerase-like isoform X2, protein MRPQRWVEFVAFSSRSLLLSLQWKHVCDSSRRYHGTLMAEEAKKLAAYAAVDNHIQNNQVVGVGSGSTIVYAVDRLAERVRQEKLNIVCVPTSFQLDVAIDGADEVDAALTLIKGGGGCLTQEKIVAGCAKHFIVIADYRKDSKALGKQWKKGVPVEVIPMAYVPVSKAIARRFGGEAVLRMAVSKAGPVVTDNSNFILDWKFEHAQNWKEVNTAIKMIPGVVETGLFVEMAERVYFGMEDGSVKTRDPPVN, encoded by the exons ATGAGGCCGCAGAGGTGGGTTGAGTTTGTGGCCTTTAGCAGCAGATCTCTCCTCCTCTCTCTGCAGTGGAAACACGTGTGTGACAGCAGCAGGCGGTACCACGGCACTCTCATGGCTGAAGAGGCAAAGAAGCTCGCAGCCTATGCTGCTGTTGACAACCACATACAG AACAATCAGGTAGTTGGGGTGGGCAGTGGCTCAACTATTGTCTATGCTGTAGACAGGCTGG CTGAGAGGGTCAGACAAGAGAAGCTGAACATTGTGTGTGTTCCCACCTCTTTCCAG CTGGATGTAGCAATTGATGGAGCTGATGAGGTTGATGCTGCTCTGACTCTAATAAAGGGAGGAGG GGGATGCTTGACCCAGGAGAAGATTGTGGCTGGTTGTGCCAAACACTTCATTGTCATTGCAGACTATAG AAAGGACTCAAAGGCCCTGGGGAAGCAGTGGAAAAAAGGTGTGCCAGTGGAGGTCATCCCCATGGCGTATGTGCCAGTGTCCAAAGCCATTGCTCGGCGGTTTGGAGGAGAGGCCGTGCTAAGGATGGCAGTCAGTAAAGCG GGTCCGGTGGTTACTGATAACAGTAACTTTATCCTGGATTGGAAGTTTGAGCATGCCCAGAACTGGAAAGAGGTCAACACAGCCATCAAGATGATCCCAG GTGTAGTTGAGACGGGCTTGTTTGTGGAGATGGCTGAGAGGGTATACTTTGGAATGGAGGATGGAAGTGTTAAGACTAGAGACCCTCCTGTCAACTAA
- the LOC127411857 gene encoding ribose-5-phosphate isomerase-like isoform X1, producing MRPQRWVEFVAFSSRSLLLSLQWKHVCDSSRRYHGTLMAEEAKKLAAYAAVDNHIQNNQVVGVGSGSTIVYAVDRLAERVRQEKLNIVCVPTSFQARQLILQHGLPLSDLDRHPELDVAIDGADEVDAALTLIKGGGGCLTQEKIVAGCAKHFIVIADYRKDSKALGKQWKKGVPVEVIPMAYVPVSKAIARRFGGEAVLRMAVSKAGPVVTDNSNFILDWKFEHAQNWKEVNTAIKMIPGVVETGLFVEMAERVYFGMEDGSVKTRDPPVN from the exons ATGAGGCCGCAGAGGTGGGTTGAGTTTGTGGCCTTTAGCAGCAGATCTCTCCTCCTCTCTCTGCAGTGGAAACACGTGTGTGACAGCAGCAGGCGGTACCACGGCACTCTCATGGCTGAAGAGGCAAAGAAGCTCGCAGCCTATGCTGCTGTTGACAACCACATACAG AACAATCAGGTAGTTGGGGTGGGCAGTGGCTCAACTATTGTCTATGCTGTAGACAGGCTGG CTGAGAGGGTCAGACAAGAGAAGCTGAACATTGTGTGTGTTCCCACCTCTTTCCAG GCTCGTCAGCTGATTCTGCAGCATGGTCTCCCTTTGTCCGATTTAGACAGACATCCTGAG CTGGATGTAGCAATTGATGGAGCTGATGAGGTTGATGCTGCTCTGACTCTAATAAAGGGAGGAGG GGGATGCTTGACCCAGGAGAAGATTGTGGCTGGTTGTGCCAAACACTTCATTGTCATTGCAGACTATAG AAAGGACTCAAAGGCCCTGGGGAAGCAGTGGAAAAAAGGTGTGCCAGTGGAGGTCATCCCCATGGCGTATGTGCCAGTGTCCAAAGCCATTGCTCGGCGGTTTGGAGGAGAGGCCGTGCTAAGGATGGCAGTCAGTAAAGCG GGTCCGGTGGTTACTGATAACAGTAACTTTATCCTGGATTGGAAGTTTGAGCATGCCCAGAACTGGAAAGAGGTCAACACAGCCATCAAGATGATCCCAG GTGTAGTTGAGACGGGCTTGTTTGTGGAGATGGCTGAGAGGGTATACTTTGGAATGGAGGATGGAAGTGTTAAGACTAGAGACCCTCCTGTCAACTAA